One genomic segment of Paenibacillus sp. FSL H8-0332 includes these proteins:
- a CDS encoding outer spore coat protein CotE: MSLSHKRQTREIITKAICGKGRKFSTATHTVTPPHHPTSILGAWIINHQYEAVAAGNGIEVIGTYDVNIWYSYDKNKQTEVAKETVSYVELIPLSYLDPRHRASTAQVSAEATQEPNCVEAGVSPGGGSVTLRVEREFEAELVAETKVRVFVSDQSDDLEDKDYDFDGESFDYDDLDPDALDDEL; this comes from the coding sequence ATGTCATTAAGCCATAAACGTCAAACAAGGGAGATCATTACGAAGGCAATTTGCGGCAAAGGTCGTAAGTTCTCTACCGCAACCCATACCGTGACTCCGCCACACCATCCGACTAGTATTCTGGGGGCTTGGATCATTAACCACCAGTACGAAGCGGTTGCCGCCGGGAACGGAATCGAAGTAATTGGTACCTATGATGTGAACATCTGGTATTCGTACGACAAAAACAAGCAGACCGAGGTTGCCAAGGAAACGGTCTCCTATGTGGAGCTTATTCCATTGTCGTACCTCGATCCGAGACACCGTGCTTCCACGGCACAGGTCTCTGCGGAGGCAACGCAGGAACCCAATTGTGTGGAAGCCGGGGTATCGCCGGGCGGAGGCAGTGTGACTCTTCGGGTGGAACGCGAGTTCGAGGCGGAACTGGTGGCTGAGACCAAGGTCCGCGTGTTTGTCAGTGATCAGAGTGATGATCTGGAAGACAAGGATTATGATTTTGACGGCGAGAGCTTTGATTACGATGATCTGGACCCTGACGCTCTGGATGATGAGTTGTAG
- a CDS encoding HD-GYP domain-containing protein: MNNSNDQYIGKQLVANLFNHSGVFVLPALTLLTGEHIRLITQHKIVLEPQDVVQVDSAAFYQLAVDDCTASMENIFEQLRYTKTKRLPMIELRNEVLPFIQQVSEKNDFFGILSALQTKDDYTYRHNVAVGIISTLLGKWLKLKPDELSMLTIAATLHDIGKIMIPAEILTKPGPLSEDEYALMKKHTTYGYEMIRDTVGTTHMQALVALQHHERMDGSGYPFGVLGHRITDFSKIVAVADIFHAMTSDRFYRTAAPLYEVLKQIDENVYGKLDPYICSVFINKLMQSMIGNEVLLTDGQIGKIIMILAHDPLRPLVNIGEDFIDLSRHRQLGIVRVLS; this comes from the coding sequence ATGAATAACAGCAATGATCAATATATCGGCAAACAGCTGGTAGCAAACCTTTTTAATCATAGCGGTGTATTTGTCTTGCCGGCATTGACCCTGCTCACCGGAGAGCATATCCGCCTGATTACGCAGCACAAAATCGTTCTGGAGCCTCAGGATGTGGTCCAGGTCGACAGTGCTGCATTCTATCAGCTGGCCGTGGATGACTGTACGGCGTCGATGGAGAATATTTTTGAACAGCTGCGCTACACGAAGACGAAACGTCTGCCGATGATTGAGCTCAGGAATGAAGTGCTCCCGTTCATTCAGCAGGTGAGCGAGAAGAATGATTTCTTTGGAATATTGTCTGCGTTGCAGACTAAGGACGACTATACATACAGGCATAATGTGGCGGTGGGCATCATCTCTACGCTGCTTGGCAAATGGCTGAAGCTGAAGCCGGACGAGCTGAGTATGCTGACAATTGCCGCGACGCTTCATGATATCGGCAAAATTATGATTCCCGCCGAAATTCTCACCAAGCCGGGACCCTTGAGTGAGGATGAATATGCCCTGATGAAGAAGCATACCACCTATGGATATGAAATGATCCGCGATACGGTGGGCACCACTCATATGCAGGCGCTTGTAGCGCTCCAGCATCACGAGCGGATGGACGGCAGCGGTTATCCCTTCGGCGTGCTGGGCCACCGGATTACGGATTTCAGCAAGATCGTGGCGGTGGCGGATATTTTCCATGCGATGACTTCGGACCGCTTCTACCGTACAGCCGCGCCGCTGTATGAGGTGCTTAAGCAGATAGACGAGAATGTCTACGGCAAGCTGGACCCCTATATCTGCAGTGTGTTCATTAATAAGCTGATGCAGTCGATGATCGGCAATGAGGTGCTCCTGACGGACGGGCAGATTGGCAAAATCATTATGATTCTGGCTCATGACCCGCTGCGTCCGCTGGTGAACATCGGTGAGGACTTCATCGATCTCAGCCGCCACCGGCAGCTTGGCATCGTACGTGTTCTTTCCTAG
- a CDS encoding aromatic acid exporter family protein — translation MGFRIIKTAAATLLSILLAAAAGIPGAQSAGLLAILGVETTRKRSLRTITARFFASLVGLFLGCILFFVLGFHYWVLGLYVLFGFPLIVKSGFKEGIVTSSVIVFRVFGQADITVHILLQQIELLMIGLGSAGLVNFIYMPQTGGMIAGIRKEVDGYFSVIFRQMARTLRDPGYIWDGKELIGAGEVVEKGLSAASREMENHVIHPDEAWNVYFYMRKEQLESIQNMLQLLSQVYRQLPHGDMVAELFDQLSGDVLAEEYTGRTERLLEELQQEFQKMELPDSREEFEIRSAILQLCRELALYLKIAKRYKSPVELHPLRDKRPSKGKA, via the coding sequence ATGGGATTTCGTATTATTAAAACGGCGGCTGCAACTCTGCTGTCTATTTTGCTGGCAGCCGCCGCTGGTATTCCGGGTGCGCAAAGCGCGGGACTGCTGGCCATTCTCGGGGTGGAAACGACCCGCAAAAGGAGTCTACGCACGATTACGGCGCGCTTCTTCGCCTCGCTGGTGGGACTCTTTTTGGGTTGTATTCTTTTCTTTGTCCTCGGATTTCATTATTGGGTGCTCGGACTGTATGTATTGTTCGGTTTCCCGCTGATTGTCAAATCCGGCTTCAAGGAAGGGATCGTCACCAGCTCCGTTATTGTGTTCCGCGTATTTGGACAAGCTGATATCACAGTTCACATTCTGTTGCAGCAGATTGAGCTGCTGATGATCGGGCTCGGCTCGGCCGGACTCGTTAACTTCATCTATATGCCGCAGACCGGCGGGATGATTGCGGGTATCCGCAAAGAAGTTGACGGTTATTTCTCGGTGATCTTCCGGCAGATGGCGAGAACGCTGCGTGATCCCGGCTATATCTGGGACGGCAAAGAGCTGATCGGGGCAGGGGAGGTCGTGGAGAAGGGGCTGAGTGCGGCATCCAGGGAAATGGAGAATCATGTAATCCATCCCGATGAAGCCTGGAACGTGTACTTCTATATGCGCAAGGAGCAGCTGGAGTCCATCCAGAATATGCTGCAGCTGCTCTCGCAGGTGTACCGCCAGCTGCCGCATGGGGATATGGTGGCGGAGCTGTTCGACCAGCTTAGCGGCGATGTACTGGCTGAGGAATATACCGGCCGGACCGAGCGGCTGCTGGAGGAGCTGCAACAGGAGTTCCAGAAGATGGAGCTGCCGGATTCGCGTGAGGAATTCGAGATCCGCTCCGCCATTCTGCAATTATGCCGCGAGCTTGCGCTATATCTTAAGATTGCCAAGCGCTATAAAAGCCCGGTCGAGCTGCATCCGCTAAGGGATAAGCGGCCATCGAAGGGCAAGGCGTAA
- a CDS encoding ABC transporter permease: protein MNTEAQPRETASRAQWLEQKHADYKKKKKRRKSQVLMVRISLLLLFFVLWEAGARIGWIDELLFSYPTKVFGQIWGDMVSGSLWPHLGVTVGETVVGFVLGTLIGTLLAVVIWWSPFLSAVLDPYMVVFNSMPKVALGPIFIVMFGAGFTAIVITTLSITVIITTLVVYNSFCSVDPNLVKVVRSFGASKGQEFCKVILPASFPAVVSTLKVNVGMSWVGVIVGEFLVAKSGLGYLIIYGFQVFNFTLVMSSLLIIAAVATAMYQLVVYVEKLLLSRL from the coding sequence GTGAATACAGAAGCGCAGCCCCGTGAGACGGCCTCCCGTGCGCAGTGGCTGGAACAGAAGCATGCAGATTACAAGAAGAAGAAGAAGCGCCGCAAGAGTCAGGTGCTTATGGTCCGGATCAGCCTGCTGCTGCTGTTTTTTGTGCTCTGGGAGGCCGGGGCCAGAATAGGCTGGATCGATGAGCTGCTGTTCAGCTATCCGACGAAGGTCTTCGGGCAGATCTGGGGGGATATGGTCAGCGGCAGTCTGTGGCCGCATCTGGGAGTAACTGTGGGGGAGACCGTGGTGGGCTTTGTGCTGGGCACCTTAATCGGGACACTGCTGGCTGTCGTCATCTGGTGGTCGCCTTTTCTGTCCGCCGTGCTGGACCCGTATATGGTCGTATTCAATAGTATGCCGAAGGTAGCGCTGGGGCCGATTTTCATTGTAATGTTCGGGGCAGGCTTCACCGCCATTGTCATTACAACCTTATCTATAACCGTGATTATCACGACTCTGGTAGTGTACAACAGCTTTTGCAGCGTGGACCCGAATCTGGTCAAGGTGGTCCGCTCCTTCGGTGCCTCCAAAGGCCAGGAGTTCTGCAAAGTGATTCTCCCGGCGTCGTTCCCGGCGGTGGTCTCCACCCTGAAGGTGAATGTCGGCATGTCCTGGGTCGGCGTCATTGTCGGTGAATTTCTGGTGGCGAAATCGGGGCTGGGGTATCTGATTATCTACGGCTTTCAGGTGTTCAACTTCACCCTGGTCATGTCGAGTCTGCTCATCATTGCGGCGGTGGCTACGGCCATGTACCAGCTGGTGGTGTATGTGGAGAAGCTGCTGTTGTCGAGACTGTAA